A genomic stretch from Arachis stenosperma cultivar V10309 chromosome 3, arast.V10309.gnm1.PFL2, whole genome shotgun sequence includes:
- the LOC130966767 gene encoding protein NSP-INTERACTING KINASE 3-like has protein sequence MELSSSVSWLLGLLLLAMVEMSSSALSPSGINYEVVALMAIKNGLNDPHNVLENWDINSVDPCSWRMITCSLDGSVSALGLPSQNLSGTLSPGIQNLTNLQSVLLQNNAISGQIPAAIGKLKKLETLDLSNNAFSGEIPSSLGGLTSLNYLRLNNNSLTGACPQSLSNIEGLTLVDLSYNNLSGSLPRVTARTFKIEGNPLICGPKANNCSNVLPEPLSFPPDALTAQSDSSNKSHRVAVAFGASFGSAFIIVIIVVFLVWWRYRQNQQIFFDVSEQYDPEVRLGHLKRYSFKELRAATDHFSSKNILGKGGFGIVYKGCLNDGTIVAVKRLKDYNAAGGEIQFQTEVETISLAVHRNLLRLSGFCSTQNERLLVYPYMSNGSVASKLKDHVHGWPALDWVRRKRIAIGTARGLVYLHEQCDPKIIHRDVKAANILLDEDFEAVVGDFGLAKLLDHRDTHVTTAVRGTVGHIAPEYLSTGQSSEKTDVFGFGILLLELITGHKAVDFGRAANQKGVMLDWVKKLHQDGRLGQMVDKDLRGSFDLLELEEMVQVALLCTQFKPSHRPKMSEVLKMLEGDGLAERWEASQSHKIETPRLRSSNSENNPQRYSDFIEESSLILEAMELSGPR, from the exons ATGGAACTTAGTAGTTCAGTTTCATGGCTACTTGGTTTACTTCTTTTGGCTATGGTGGAAATGTCTTCTTCTGCTCTTTCTCCTTCCGGGATAAATTATGAAG TTGTAGCTCTGATGGCCATTAAGAATGGCTTGAATGATCCCCACAATGTCCTTGAGAATTGGGATATCAATTCTGTTGATCCTTGTAGCTGGAGGATGATTACTTGTTCTCTAGATGGCTCCGTTTCTGCATT GGGATTGCCTAGTCAAAACTTGTCTGGTACACTATCTCCAGGGATTCAAAACCTTACTAACTTGCAATCAGT GTTGCTTCAAAACAATGCTATTTCCGGTCAGATTCCTGCTGCAATTGGAAAGCTAAAAAAGCTTGAGACACTTGACCTTTCCAATAATGCATTTAGTGGTGAGATACCAAGTTCTTTGGGAGGTCTCACAAGCCTGAACTACCT GCGGTTGAACAATAACAGCCTTACCGGAGCATGCCCTCAGTCTCTTAGTAACATTGAAGGTCTAACACTTGT GGACCTCTCTTATAACAATTTGAGTGGTTCTTTGCCAAGAGTAACAGCAAGAACATTCAA GATTGAGGGTAACCCATTAATATGTGGTCCAAAAGCAAATAACTGTTCTAATGTGTTGCCAGAACCACTTTCCTTCCCTCCAGATGCTCTAACAG CTCAATCAGACTCTAGCAACAAAAGCCATCGTGTTGCAGTTGCTTTTGGTGCGAGTTTCGGTTCTGCTTTTATCATTGTAATTATTGTTGTGTTTCTCGTTTGGTGGCGATACAGACAGAATCAGCAGATATTCTTTGATGTTAGCG AGCAATACGACCCTGAGGTGCGCCTTGGTCATTTGAAGAGGTATTCATTCAAAGAGCTTAGAGCCGCAACAGACCATTTCAGTTCAAAGAATATTTTAGGAAAGGGTGGCTTTGGAATAGTCTACAAAGGGTGCTTGAATGATGGAACAATTGTGGCAGTTAAAAGGTTGAAGGATTACAATGCTGCTGGTGGTGAGATCCAATTTCAGACAGAGGTTGAGACAATAAGTTTGGCTGTGCACCGGAATCTTCTGCGTCTCAGTGGATTTTGCAGTACTCAGAATGAAAGGCTCCTTGTTTATCCTTATATGTCCAATGGCAGTGTAGCCTCTAAATTAAAAG ATCATGTTCATGGTTGGCCAGCCTTAGATTGGGTGAGGAGGAAGAGAATAGCGATAGGTACAGCGAGGGGGTTGGTTTATTTGCATGAACAATGTGATCCGAAAATTATTCATCGTGATGTCAAAGCAGCCAATATATTGCTAGATGAAGATTTCGAAGCAGTTGTTGGCGATTTTGGTTTGGCTAAGCTTCTGGATCACAGAGATACTCATGTGACAACTGCTGTCCGCGGAACTGTCGGCCATATTGCTCCAGAGTACTTATCTACAGGTCAGTCATCAGAGAAGACTGATGTGTTTGGGTTTGGAATCTTGCTTCTTGAGCTAATCACAGGCCATAAGGCTGTAGATTTCGGGCGAGCAGCAAACCAGAAGGGCGTCATGCTTGATTGG GTTAAGAAGCTCCACCAAGATGGAAGATTAGGCCAAATGGTGGACAAAGATCTAAGGGGAAGTTTTGATTTGCTTGAGTTGGAAGAAATGGTGCAGGTAGCACTATTATGCACACAATTCAAGCCTTCGCATCGCCCGAAGATGTCAGAAGTATTGAAGATGTTGGAAGGTGATGGATTAGCTGAGAGATGGGAGGCCTCACAGTCACACAAGATTGAAACACCAAGGCTCCGATCTAGTAATAGTGAAAATAACCCTCAAAGATATTCAGATTTCATAGAAGAGTCTTCACTCATATTAGAAGCTATGGAGCTTTCTGGCCCAAGGTGA